A single window of Sphaerodactylus townsendi isolate TG3544 linkage group LG03, MPM_Stown_v2.3, whole genome shotgun sequence DNA harbors:
- the TMEM100 gene encoding transmembrane protein 100: MADQPIKEILGGSKCPQCATVEKSNNNDCRVTAVPLVNECQLTAATGGNELSCYRCTVPFGVVILIAGVVVTAVAYSFNSHGSIISVLGLVVLSSGLLLLASSALCWKIRQRSKKAKRRESQTVLVANQRSLFA; the protein is encoded by the coding sequence ATGGCTGACCAGCCCATCAAGGAGATCTTGGGAGGTTCTAAATGTCCTCAATGTGCTACAGTGGAGAAGAGCAACAACAACGATTGCCGAGTAACCGCTGTCCCTCTAGTGAATGAATGCCAACTCACAGCCGCAACGGGGGGAAACGAACTCTCCTGTTACCGCTGCACAGTCCCTTTTGGCGTAGTGATCCTCATTGCTGGAGTGGTGGTCACAGCCGTGGCATACAGCTTCAACTCTCACGGGTCCATCATCTCCGTGCTTGGATTGGTTGTCTTGTCTTCGGGACTTCTTTTGCTGGCTTCAAGCGCACTGTGCTGGAAAATCAGGCAGAGAAGCAAGAAGGCAAAGAGGCGAGAGAGCCAAACCGTTCTTGTGGCAAATCAGAGAAGTCTGTttgcttaa